One genomic segment of Micromonospora sp. WMMC415 includes these proteins:
- a CDS encoding nitroreductase, whose product MEPQPRPGRRRGGGRCARDGKVVRMSQDTPATDGPLTTALAEAAATAGHAPSVHNTQPWRWRVLPDALELHTVRDRQLAATDPEGRLSTLSCGAALHHARVALTAEGWRAAVERMPDPAEPDLLARLTGLTRVGADPEAMRLVQCMQVRHTDRRPVSEEPVPSAAVGDITKAVVAEGVQLHLLDRDQVLELAAAASHAATVEAEDPQLHEELAYWTSRAGGAGLPPEVLPEAAPETTVPARDFGRPGTLPVGPGHDRAAGYGLLYGDEDEPIDWLRAGEALSAGWLTATRLGVSVVPLSGVVEVPGTRQTLRGLLAGMGHPYLVLRLGIADPAHAGPPHTPRLAVEQVVDTSAVRSA is encoded by the coding sequence ATGGAGCCGCAACCCCGCCCGGGACGCCGTCGGGGTGGGGGACGATGTGCTCGAGACGGAAAGGTCGTGAGGATGAGCCAGGACACGCCGGCGACGGACGGCCCGCTGACCACCGCGCTCGCGGAGGCCGCCGCGACCGCCGGTCACGCCCCCTCGGTGCACAACACGCAGCCGTGGCGTTGGCGGGTGCTGCCGGACGCGCTGGAGCTGCACACCGTCCGGGACCGCCAGCTCGCGGCCACCGACCCGGAGGGCCGGCTGTCGACGCTGAGCTGCGGCGCGGCGCTGCACCACGCGCGGGTCGCGCTGACCGCCGAGGGCTGGCGGGCCGCCGTGGAGCGGATGCCCGACCCCGCCGAACCGGACCTGCTGGCCCGCCTGACCGGGCTGACCCGGGTCGGGGCCGACCCGGAAGCGATGCGCCTCGTGCAGTGCATGCAGGTCCGCCACACCGACCGGCGGCCGGTCAGCGAGGAGCCCGTGCCGAGCGCCGCGGTCGGCGACATCACCAAGGCCGTCGTGGCCGAGGGCGTCCAGCTCCACCTGCTCGACCGCGACCAGGTCCTGGAACTGGCGGCCGCGGCCTCGCACGCCGCCACCGTCGAGGCGGAGGACCCGCAGCTGCACGAGGAGCTCGCGTACTGGACGAGCCGCGCCGGCGGCGCCGGCCTGCCGCCCGAGGTGCTGCCGGAGGCGGCCCCGGAGACGACGGTGCCGGCCCGCGACTTCGGCCGCCCCGGCACCCTGCCGGTCGGCCCCGGCCACGACCGCGCGGCCGGGTACGGGCTGCTCTACGGCGACGAGGACGAGCCGATCGACTGGCTGCGCGCCGGCGAGGCGCTCTCGGCCGGTTGGCTGACCGCGACCCGGCTCGGTGTCTCGGTCGTGCCGCTGAGCGGTGTGGTGGAGGTGCCCGGCACCCGTCAGACGCTGCGCGGACTGCTGGCCGGTATGGGTCACCCGTACCTGGTGCTGCGCCTGGGGATCGCGGACCCGGCGCACGCCGGCCCGCCGCACACCCCGCGGCTCGCCGTCGAGCAGGTGGTCGACACCTCCGCCGTCCGGAGCGCCTGA